Proteins from a single region of Phalacrocorax carbo chromosome 25, bPhaCar2.1, whole genome shotgun sequence:
- the TBX21 gene encoding T-box transcription factor TBX21 translates to MGALEPGTGAPRPAAPMLSGTASFAKDPSGPRDAAAAAYYGDGGGPEPGIPPLPYGAPGGFGGRFLGPCPPYRAPPPPAAAPVEGYAVEGYAGAELYAGAEGAYAPGAAPLCPRTGPLCALPGYRAAGKVQVMLNNYPLWAKFHKHQTEMIITKQGRRMFPFLSFNLSGLNPVAHYSVCVDVVLVDQHHWRYQGGKWVQCGKAEGNMPGNRLYLHPDSPNTGAHWMRQEVSFGKLKLTNNKGASNNVGQMIVLQSLHKYQPRLHVTEVKEGEGEEVYPSPHTHTFAFPETQFIAVTAYQNADITQLKIDHNPFAKGFRDNFDSMYAASEGDRITPSPPDGPGCQQLLPAPRFQPFLPEQYPLPPGRFFSGERGASLPLPPKDPPRWYFTPQQPPTAGALEYGGYEGGYGGGKLVPYGVKPFGLPPTPHPPLPYYPEGPGGFGAPGGWSPGQYGPKGSPGALGWYREPREEKGKEAEGWAPEPPAATSGDSSDSGLYECKRRRVSPYPSSAESSPPPRNGDLYDKDPSADSGYYGFYGN, encoded by the exons ATGGGCGCGCTGGAGCCGGGCAccggagccccccgccccgccgcccccatgCTCAGCGGCACCGCCAGCTTCGCCAAGGACCCGTCGGGCCCCCGggacgccgccgccgccgcctacTACGGTGATGGGGGGGGACCGGAGCCGGGAATCCCCCCGCTGCCCTACGGTGCTCCCGGTGGTTTCGGCGGTCGGTTCTTGGGACCGTGCCCGCCTTAccgggcgccgccgcctcccgctgCCGCCCCGGTCGAGGGTTACGCGGTGGAGGGTTACGCGGGCGCGGAGCTGTACGCGGGAGCGGAGGGCGCTTACGCCCCCGGTGCCGCCCCGCTGTGCCCCCGCACCGGGCCGCTCTGCGCCCTGCCCGGGTACCGGGCGGCCGGTAAGGTGCAGGTGATGCTCAACAACTACCCGCTTTGGGCCAAGTTCCACAAGCACCAGACCGAGATGATCATCACCAAGCAGGGCAG gcgCATGTTCCCGTTCCTCAGCTTCAACCTCTCGGGGCTGAACCCCGTGGCCCACTACAGCGTCTGCGTGGATGTGGTACTGGTGGACCAGCATCACTGGCGCTACCAGGGCGGCAAGTGGGTGCAGTGCGGCAAAGCCGAGGGCAACATGCCAG GGAACCGCCTCTACCTGCACCCCGACTCGCCCAACACGGGCGCCCACTGGATGCGGCAGGAGGTCTCCTTTGGGAAGCTGAAGCTCACCAACAACAAGGGTGCATCCAACAACGTTGGCCAG ATGATCGTGCTGCAGTCGCTGCACAAGTACCAGCCCCGGCTGCACGTGACGGAGGTGAAGGAAGGTGAGGGCGAGGAGGTGTacccctccccacacacccaCACCTTCGCCTTCCCCGAGACCCAGTTCATCGCCGTCACAGCCTACCAGAACGCTGAC ATCACCCAGCTGAAGATCGACCACAACCCCTTCGCCAAAGGCTTCCGGGACAACTTTGACTC GATGTACGCGGCCTCGGAGGGCGACCGCATCACCCCATCTCCACCGGACGGTCCCggctgccagcagctcctgccgGCTCCCCGCTTCCAGCCCTTCCTGCCCGAGCAGTACCCGCTGCCCCCCGGGCGCTTCTTCAGTGGGGAGCGGGGGGCTTCTCTGCCCCTACCCCCCAAGGACCCCCCACGCTGGTACTTCACCCCCCAGCAGCCACCCACTGCTGGGGCACTGGAGTATGGTGGCTATGAAGGGGGTTACGGCGGGGGCAAGCTGGTGCCCTACGGGGTGAAGCCCTTCGGCCTGCCGCCCACTCCCCACCCTCCTCTGCCCTACTACCCCGAGGGGCCCGGGGGGTTCGGGGCAccggggggctggagccccGGGCAGTACGGCCCCAAGGGCAGCCCCGGGGCTCTGGGCTGGTACCGGGAGCCccgggaggagaaggggaaggaggcgGAGGGCTGggcccccgagccccccgctGCCACTTCGGGTGACTCCTCGGACTCGGGGCTGTACGAGTGCAAGCGGCGGCGGGTGTCCCCATACCCCTCCAGCGCCGAgagctcccccccaccccgcaacGGGGACCTCTACGACAAGGACCCGAGCGCCGACAGCGGCTACTACGGCTTCTATGGCAACTGA
- the OSBPL7 gene encoding oxysterol-binding protein-related protein 7 isoform X2, whose amino-acid sequence MGGGAWPGPPISLRSPAMGSHEKDPSSPKKALSRSNSTVSSKHSSIQQGSESWEVVEEPRARGSPGQEPQQHEGYLLKKRKWPLKGWHKRYFVLENGILKYATTRQDVLKGKLHGAIDVRQSVMSVNKKAQRVDLDTEENIYHLKIKSPELFASWVSSLCSHHQGERTEPCLRGGPMGRTPTNTQSPWTRILPSGSAPALSTLASSRDKVNAWLKDSEGLERCSAELSECQAKLQELTGMLQSLEALHRIPSAPLISGSQPSAATERPKKGRRTTKIWCTQSFAKDDTIGRVGRLHGSVPNLSRYLESSQSQLPFSLPPEYSQLQRSFWVLAQKVHGSLSSVVAALTAERARLEEMRQALDRRRSAPRTGGSGNTGAALRRFHSLSVSSDTTLDSFASLHPDEPDALPAKGREQQLSNRSIVSLADSHTEFFDACEVILSASSSENEPSDDESCISEATTSACEDAAEPGGAGRPPTGAEGPGMPVEPPPLELPGPDPQRRSCLPAPPAPPGDVSLWGLLRSSVGKDLSRVALPVQLNEPLNTLQRLCEELEYSALLDRASRARDPRQRLVYVAAFAVSAYASTYYRAGSKPFNPVLGETYECVRPDRGFRFISEQVCHHPPISACHAESDNFIFWQDMRWKNKFWGKSLEIVPVGTVNVQLPRTGDHFEWNKVTTCIHNVLSGPRWIEHYGEVLIRNTRDASYHCKITFCKARYWGAGANEVQGAVLSRSGTVVERLAGKWHEGLHRGPAPGQCVWRANPMPRDHERNYGFTQFALELNELTPELRRVLPSTDTRLRPDQRYLEEGNVPAAETQKRQIEQLQRDRRRVMEENNITHQARFFRRLTDANGKESWVTNNTYWKLRLDPGFAHLDSAVLW is encoded by the exons ATGGGAGGGGGGGCTTGGCCTGGTCCCCCCATCTCCCTCCGCTCGCCGGCCATGGGCAGCCATGAGAAGGACCCGTCCTCTCCAAAAAAGGCCCTGTCACGCTCCAACAGCACCGTGTCTTCCAAGCACAGTAGCATTCAGCAG GGCTCGGAGAgctgggaggtggtggaggagccgCGTGCGCGGGGCAGCCCGGGCCAGGAGCCGCAGCAGCACGAGGGCTACCTGCTcaagaagaggaaatggccccTGAAGGGCTGGCACAAG AGGTACTTTGTGTTGGAAAATGGCATCCTGAAATACGCCACCACACGCCAGGAT GTCCTCAAGGGCAAACTGCATGGAGCCATTGATGTCCGTCAGTCCGTCATGTCTGTCAACAAGAAGGCGCAGCGGGTCGACCTGGACACAGAAGAGAACATCTACCACCTCAAG ATCAAGTCCCCAGAGCTCTTCGCCAGCTGGGTGAGCAGCCTCTGCTCACATCACCAGGGCGAGAGGACTGAGCCCTGCCTCAgggggggtcccatggggaGAACCCCCACCAATACACAG AGCCCCTGGACGCGGATCCTGCCCTCGGGCAGCGCCCCTGCCCTCTCCACCCTCGCCAGCTCCCGGGACAAGGTGAATGCCTGGCTGAAGGACAGTGAGGGGCTGGAACGCTGCTCGGCCG AGCTGTCGGAGTGCCAGGCGAAGCTGCAGGAGCTGACGGGCATGTTGCAGAGCCTGGAGGCCCTGCACCGCATCCCCTCAGCCCCCCTCATCTCCGGTAGCCAG CCCTCGGCTGCCACGGAGAGGCCCAAGAAGGGCAGGAGGACCACCAAGATCTGGTGCACCCAGAGCTTCGCCAAGGACGACACCATCGGGAGG GTGGGCCGCCTGCACGGCTCCGTCCCCAACCTCTCACGCTACCTGGAGTCGTCCCAGAGCcagctgcccttcagcctccccCCTGAGTacagccagctgcagaggagcttCTGGGTCCTGGCCCAGAAAG TGCACGGCTCGCTCAGCAGCGTGGTGGCTGCGCTGACAGCTGAGAGGGCCCGTCTGGAGGAGATGCGGCAGGCGCTGGACCGGCGGCGCTCAGCCCCGCGCACGGGTGGTTCTGGCAACACCGGG GCTGCCCTGCGCCGCTTCCACTCCCTCTCCGTCTCCTCCGACACCACCCTGGACTCCTTCGCTTCGCTGCACCCTGATGAG CCGGATGCGCTGCCGGCGAAGGGccgggagcagcagctctccaacCGCAGCATCGTCTCGCTGGCTGACTCGCACACCGAGTTCTTCGACGCCTGCGAAGTCATCCTCTCCGCCAGCTCCTCTGAGAACGAG CCCTCGGACGACGAGTCTTGCATCAGCGAGGCCACCACCAGCGCCTGCGAGGACGCGGCCGAgccggggggggcgggccgCCCCCCGACAG GAGCGGAGGGCCCGGGGATGCCCGTGGAACCGCCGCCGTTGGAGCTGCCGGGACCGGACCCGCAGCGGCGGAgctgcctgcccgccccccccgcgccgccgggaGACGTGAGCCTGTGGGGGCTGTTGCGGAGCAGCGTGGGGAAGGACCTGTCACGCGTGGCGCTGCCCGTGCAGCTCAACGAGCCCCTCAACACGCTCCAGCGCCTTTGCGAGGAGCTGGAGTACAGCGCGCTGCTGGACCGCGCCAGCCGCGCCCGCGACCCCCGCCAGCGCCTG GTCTACGTGGCTGCCTTCGCCGTGTCCGCCTACGCCTCCACCTACTACCGGGCGGGCAGCAAGCCCTTCAACCCGGTGCTGGGCGAGACCTACGAGTGCGTGCGGCCCGACCGCGGCTTCCGCTTCATCAGCGAGCAg gTGTGCCACCACCCCCCCATCTCTGCCTGTCACGCCGAGTCTGACAACTTCATCTTCTGGCAAG aCATGAGGTGGAAGAACAAATTCTGGGGCAAGTCCCTGGAGATCGTCCCCGTGGGCACCGTCAACGTTCAGCTGCCCAG GACTGGGGACCACTTCGAGTGGAACAAGGTGACGACGTGCATCCACAACGTCCTCAGCGGCCCCCGCTGGATCGAGCACTACGGGGAGGTGCTGATCCGCAACACCCGCGACGCCTCCTACCACTGCAAGATCACCTTCTGCAAG GCGCGGTACTGGGGCGCGGGGGCCAACGAGGTGCAGGGGGCCGTGCTGAGCCGCAGCGGGACGGTGGTGGAGCGCCTGGCCGGCAAGTGGCACGAGGGGCTGCACCGTGGGCCTGCCCCCGGGCAGTGCGTCTGGAGAGCCA ACCCCATGCCCCGTGACCACGAGAGGAACTACGGCTTCACCCAGTTTGCCCTGGAGCTGAACGAGCTCACGCCAGAGCTACGGCGGGTCCTGCCCTCCACCGACACCCGCCTGCGCCCCGATCAGCG gtACCTGGAGGAAGGCAACGTGCCGGCAGCCGAGACGCAGAAGCGCCAGATCGAGCAGCTGCAGCGGGACCGGCGCCGGGTGATGGAGGAGAACAACATCACGCACCAGGCTCGCTTCTTCAG GCGGCTGACGGACGCCAACGGCAAGGAGTCGTGGGTCACCAACAACACCTACTGGAAGCTGCGCCTGGACCCCGGCTTCGCCCACCTGGACAGCGCGGTGCTCTGGTAG
- the OSBPL7 gene encoding oxysterol-binding protein-related protein 7 isoform X1, which produces MGGGAWPGPPISLRSPAMGSHEKDPSSPKKALSRSNSTVSSKHSSIQQGSESWEVVEEPRARGSPGQEPQQHEGYLLKKRKWPLKGWHKRYFVLENGILKYATTRQDVLKGKLHGAIDVRQSVMSVNKKAQRVDLDTEENIYHLKIKSPELFASWVSSLCSHHQGERTEPCLRGGPMGRTPTNTQSPWTRILPSGSAPALSTLASSRDKVNAWLKDSEGLERCSAELSECQAKLQELTGMLQSLEALHRIPSAPLISGSQPSAATERPKKGRRTTKIWCTQSFAKDDTIGRVGRLHGSVPNLSRYLESSQSQLPFSLPPEYSQLQRSFWVLAQKVHGSLSSVVAALTAERARLEEMRQALDRRRSAPRTGGSGNTGAALRRFHSLSVSSDTTLDSFASLHPDEPDALPAKGREQQLSNRSIVSLADSHTEFFDACEVILSASSSENEPSDDESCISEATTSACEDAAEPGGAGRPPTGTELGGPPCGGWGPRLHPTARCPAGAEGPGMPVEPPPLELPGPDPQRRSCLPAPPAPPGDVSLWGLLRSSVGKDLSRVALPVQLNEPLNTLQRLCEELEYSALLDRASRARDPRQRLVYVAAFAVSAYASTYYRAGSKPFNPVLGETYECVRPDRGFRFISEQVCHHPPISACHAESDNFIFWQDMRWKNKFWGKSLEIVPVGTVNVQLPRTGDHFEWNKVTTCIHNVLSGPRWIEHYGEVLIRNTRDASYHCKITFCKARYWGAGANEVQGAVLSRSGTVVERLAGKWHEGLHRGPAPGQCVWRANPMPRDHERNYGFTQFALELNELTPELRRVLPSTDTRLRPDQRYLEEGNVPAAETQKRQIEQLQRDRRRVMEENNITHQARFFRRLTDANGKESWVTNNTYWKLRLDPGFAHLDSAVLW; this is translated from the exons ATGGGAGGGGGGGCTTGGCCTGGTCCCCCCATCTCCCTCCGCTCGCCGGCCATGGGCAGCCATGAGAAGGACCCGTCCTCTCCAAAAAAGGCCCTGTCACGCTCCAACAGCACCGTGTCTTCCAAGCACAGTAGCATTCAGCAG GGCTCGGAGAgctgggaggtggtggaggagccgCGTGCGCGGGGCAGCCCGGGCCAGGAGCCGCAGCAGCACGAGGGCTACCTGCTcaagaagaggaaatggccccTGAAGGGCTGGCACAAG AGGTACTTTGTGTTGGAAAATGGCATCCTGAAATACGCCACCACACGCCAGGAT GTCCTCAAGGGCAAACTGCATGGAGCCATTGATGTCCGTCAGTCCGTCATGTCTGTCAACAAGAAGGCGCAGCGGGTCGACCTGGACACAGAAGAGAACATCTACCACCTCAAG ATCAAGTCCCCAGAGCTCTTCGCCAGCTGGGTGAGCAGCCTCTGCTCACATCACCAGGGCGAGAGGACTGAGCCCTGCCTCAgggggggtcccatggggaGAACCCCCACCAATACACAG AGCCCCTGGACGCGGATCCTGCCCTCGGGCAGCGCCCCTGCCCTCTCCACCCTCGCCAGCTCCCGGGACAAGGTGAATGCCTGGCTGAAGGACAGTGAGGGGCTGGAACGCTGCTCGGCCG AGCTGTCGGAGTGCCAGGCGAAGCTGCAGGAGCTGACGGGCATGTTGCAGAGCCTGGAGGCCCTGCACCGCATCCCCTCAGCCCCCCTCATCTCCGGTAGCCAG CCCTCGGCTGCCACGGAGAGGCCCAAGAAGGGCAGGAGGACCACCAAGATCTGGTGCACCCAGAGCTTCGCCAAGGACGACACCATCGGGAGG GTGGGCCGCCTGCACGGCTCCGTCCCCAACCTCTCACGCTACCTGGAGTCGTCCCAGAGCcagctgcccttcagcctccccCCTGAGTacagccagctgcagaggagcttCTGGGTCCTGGCCCAGAAAG TGCACGGCTCGCTCAGCAGCGTGGTGGCTGCGCTGACAGCTGAGAGGGCCCGTCTGGAGGAGATGCGGCAGGCGCTGGACCGGCGGCGCTCAGCCCCGCGCACGGGTGGTTCTGGCAACACCGGG GCTGCCCTGCGCCGCTTCCACTCCCTCTCCGTCTCCTCCGACACCACCCTGGACTCCTTCGCTTCGCTGCACCCTGATGAG CCGGATGCGCTGCCGGCGAAGGGccgggagcagcagctctccaacCGCAGCATCGTCTCGCTGGCTGACTCGCACACCGAGTTCTTCGACGCCTGCGAAGTCATCCTCTCCGCCAGCTCCTCTGAGAACGAG CCCTCGGACGACGAGTCTTGCATCAGCGAGGCCACCACCAGCGCCTGCGAGGACGCGGCCGAgccggggggggcgggccgCCCCCCGACAGGTACGGAACTGGGGGGACCGCCGTGTGGTGGGTGGGGGCCGCGGCTGCACCCCACCGCCCGGTGCCCGGCAGGAGCGGAGGGCCCGGGGATGCCCGTGGAACCGCCGCCGTTGGAGCTGCCGGGACCGGACCCGCAGCGGCGGAgctgcctgcccgccccccccgcgccgccgggaGACGTGAGCCTGTGGGGGCTGTTGCGGAGCAGCGTGGGGAAGGACCTGTCACGCGTGGCGCTGCCCGTGCAGCTCAACGAGCCCCTCAACACGCTCCAGCGCCTTTGCGAGGAGCTGGAGTACAGCGCGCTGCTGGACCGCGCCAGCCGCGCCCGCGACCCCCGCCAGCGCCTG GTCTACGTGGCTGCCTTCGCCGTGTCCGCCTACGCCTCCACCTACTACCGGGCGGGCAGCAAGCCCTTCAACCCGGTGCTGGGCGAGACCTACGAGTGCGTGCGGCCCGACCGCGGCTTCCGCTTCATCAGCGAGCAg gTGTGCCACCACCCCCCCATCTCTGCCTGTCACGCCGAGTCTGACAACTTCATCTTCTGGCAAG aCATGAGGTGGAAGAACAAATTCTGGGGCAAGTCCCTGGAGATCGTCCCCGTGGGCACCGTCAACGTTCAGCTGCCCAG GACTGGGGACCACTTCGAGTGGAACAAGGTGACGACGTGCATCCACAACGTCCTCAGCGGCCCCCGCTGGATCGAGCACTACGGGGAGGTGCTGATCCGCAACACCCGCGACGCCTCCTACCACTGCAAGATCACCTTCTGCAAG GCGCGGTACTGGGGCGCGGGGGCCAACGAGGTGCAGGGGGCCGTGCTGAGCCGCAGCGGGACGGTGGTGGAGCGCCTGGCCGGCAAGTGGCACGAGGGGCTGCACCGTGGGCCTGCCCCCGGGCAGTGCGTCTGGAGAGCCA ACCCCATGCCCCGTGACCACGAGAGGAACTACGGCTTCACCCAGTTTGCCCTGGAGCTGAACGAGCTCACGCCAGAGCTACGGCGGGTCCTGCCCTCCACCGACACCCGCCTGCGCCCCGATCAGCG gtACCTGGAGGAAGGCAACGTGCCGGCAGCCGAGACGCAGAAGCGCCAGATCGAGCAGCTGCAGCGGGACCGGCGCCGGGTGATGGAGGAGAACAACATCACGCACCAGGCTCGCTTCTTCAG GCGGCTGACGGACGCCAACGGCAAGGAGTCGTGGGTCACCAACAACACCTACTGGAAGCTGCGCCTGGACCCCGGCTTCGCCCACCTGGACAGCGCGGTGCTCTGGTAG
- the MRPL10 gene encoding large ribosomal subunit protein uL10m, with protein MRATASSAFPGAFAHPAAKMAALSGGAPWRRGWLPALQFARRGSKAVTRHWKAMHFQRQKLMAVTEYLAPRPAVPPRCLPRRKETLQEDNGYAQLLRRQVEDVFRDNRMIAICQYNSMPDEDMVLMRHYLRKHNIEVKFVLNEIVRSVLSQSKYKNLLPLFVARNILLVSQEAKVKEMLRVLKGVPQINLLGACIDDTILSRQGVENFAKLPSLEAAQGQTVGALALLPSQTSSLLQRGSMHLTALLDQHIRQLQDGETGSPDEPAPAQSSDAH; from the exons ATGCGCGCAACAGCGTCCTCCGCCTTCCCAGGAGCCTTTGCGCATCCCGCGGCAAAGATGGCGGCTCTGAGCGGCGGCGCGCCGTGGCGGCGGG GCTGGCTGCCCGCCCTGCAGTTCGCCCGTCGCGGCTCCAAGGCGGTCACCCGGCACTGGAAGGCCATGCACTTCCAACGCCAGAAGCTGATGGCCGTGACCGAGTACCTGGCCCCGCGGCCGGCCGTCCCGCCGCGATGCCTGCCCCGCAGGAAGGAAACGCTCCAAGAG GACAATGGTTACGCCCAGCTGTTACGGCGGCAGGTGGAGGACGTATTCCGGGACAACCGGATGATTGCCATCTGTCAGTACAATTCCATGCCCGATGAGGACATGGTGCTGATGAGGCATTACCTCCGAAAACACAACATTGAGGTCAAGTTCGTCCTGAACGAG ATTGTCAGATCTGTGCTGTCCCAGTCCAAGTACAAGaacctcctccctctcttcgTGGCACGCAATATCCTGCTGGTGAGCCAGGAGGCGAAGGTGAAGGAGATGCTGCGGGTGCTGAAGGGAGTGCCACAGATCAACCTCCTGG GCGCCTGCATCGATGACACCATCCTGAGCAGGCAGGGAGTGGAGAACTTTGCCAAGCTGCCCTCGCTGGAGGCTGCCCAGGGGCAGACGGTTGGTGCCCtggccctcctgccctcccagacatcctccctgctccagcGCGGCTCCATGCACCTCACGGCCCTCTTGGATCAGCACATCCGCCAGCTGCAGGATGGGGAGACGGGGAGCCCGGATGAGCCCGCCCCTGCCCAGAGCTCAGACGCTCACTGA
- the LRRC46 gene encoding leucine-rich repeat-containing protein 46 produces MAGQEETLPGGHGQMSPGVTLTNSLIATRNLPQLVEPPRPESGSTELVFPSTVRLDRENICAIGRLQSLWEIHSLYLQQNQIEKIENLGCFPNLRFLSLAGNRIRRVENLKPLRHLRVLDLSHNQIQSLDPDELPRSLRLLNLTGNECTHQHGYRELVVGALPHLLQLDAQPIHGGVSEEEEEGGSSSSEDEDDELFSERSGPFTADKDFFEDLQRELARRSRQRRREALEEHRTRLEELEELRERRSLLLPPAPLSPGREEAACITAPRPRRSQPHPQVKLGTQLPPLPAPSRQHACPQPQRAPGRSKPQSKALEEETRIKGARNRQLPQIPHTSTAPRS; encoded by the exons ATGGCTGGGCAGGAGGAGACCCTGCCTGGGG GCCATGGGCAGATGTCCCCGGGGGTCACCCTCACCAACAGCCTCATCGCCACGAGGAACCTGCCTCAGCTGGTGGAGCCCCCACGCCCAGAGAGTGG ATCCACGGAGTTGGTGTTCCCCTCGACCGTCCGCTTGGACCGGGAGAACATCTGTGCTATCGGGAGGCTCCAGAGCCTGTGGGAGATTCACAGCCTCTACCTGCAGCAG aaccaAATTGAGAAGATTGAGAATCTGGGCTGCTTTCCCAACCTGCG GTTCCTCTCCCTGGCTGGAAACCGCATCCGCAGAGTGGAGAACCTGAAGCCCCTGCGACACCTGCGCGTCCTGGACTTGTCTCACAACCAGATACAGTCACTGGACCCAG ATGAGCTGCCCCGCAGCCTCCGTCTCCTCAACTTAACAGGAAACGAATGCACCCACCAGCACGGATACAG AGAGCTGGTGGTGGGAGCCCTGCcccacctcctgcagctggaTGCCCAGCCCATCCATGGTGGCGTaagtgaggaagaggaggagggaggctcttccagcaGTGAGGACGAAGACGACGAGTTGTTCTCTGAGCGAAGCGGCCCTTTCACTGCAGACAAAG ATTTCTTTGAGGATCTGCAGCGGGAGCTGGCCAGGCGCTCGCGGCAGAGGCGGAGGGAGGCCCTGGAGGAACACAGAACCCGTCTggaagagctggaggagctgcggGAGCGTCGgagtctgctgctgcctcctgcaccGCTAAGCCCAGGCAGAGAGGAAGCAGCCTGCATCACGGCCCCAAGACCCAGGCGGTCTCAGCCCCATCCCCAAGTGAAGCTGGGGACACAGCTGCCacccctgccagcacccagcaggcagcacgcctgcccacagccccagcGAGCTCCTGGCAGGAGCAAGCCCCAGAGCAAGGCTCTGGAGGAGGAGACTCGCATCAAAGGAGCAAGAAATAGGCAGCTACCCCAAATACCCCACACCAGCACAGCACCGCGCAGTTAG
- the SCRN2 gene encoding secernin-2 translates to MAGRDPAPSSCDCFVALPPHTATPAVIFGKNADRPRHEVQEVIYVPATIHRPGDKVQCTYLEIEQVERTHAVVLSRPAWLWGAEMGANEHGVCVGNEGVWTREPLGEDEALLGMDLVRLGLERSSSAREALEVITALLERYGQGGSCKEEPVPFVYHNTFLLADRTEAWVLETAGRYWAAQQIREGSRNISNQLSIGRDITAEHAGLRQRARSQGWWSGDGEFSFAEVFSLTHQPARMEAAKARYRAGKELLRQHAGHITAETFMAILRDKASGICVDSEGFCTAGSMVSVLPRDPALPCVHFFTATPDPSRSVFKPFVFVAGLKPVPQVRSPTFCDDPAKKIPRFQITVDRRHELYRRHQAALELMERDQEQGQKLLQTLRDLEKQGLEGMNALLGGTVAPHPEELADLFFDCVEAEMKFYT, encoded by the exons ATGGCGGGACGGGATCCCGCGCCCTCATCCTGCGATTGCTTTGTGGCACTGCCGCCGCACACCGCGACGCCCGCCGTCATCTTCGGCAAGAACGCCGACCGCCCGCGCCATGAGGTCCAGGAGGTCATCTACGTCCCCGCCACCATCCACCGCCCCGGGGACAAAGTCCAG TGCACCTACCTGGAGATCGAGCAGGTGGAGAGGACCCACGCGGTGGTGCTGAGCCGTCCTGCCTGGTTGTGGGGTGCTGAGATGGGCGCCAACGAGCACGGTGTCTGTGTGGGCAACGAGGGTGTCTGGACCCGCGAGCCCCTGGGGGAGGATGaggcgctgctggggatggacCTGGTGAG GCTGGGTTTGGAGCGGAGCAGCTCTGCCCGGGAGGCCCTGGAGGTGATCACGGCATTGCTGGAGCGCTACGGCCAGGGTGGGAGCTGCAAGGAGGAGCCGGTGCCCTTCGTCTACCACAACACCTTCCTGCTGGCTGACCGCACCGAGGCCTGGGTGCTGGAGACAGCAGGCCGATACTGGGCAGCCCAGCAGATCCGAG AGGGTAGCCGCAACATCTCCAACCAGCTCAGCATTGGGAGGGATATCACAGCTGAGCACGCAGGACTGCGTCAGCGAGCCCGCAGCCAGGGTTGGTGGAGCGGGGATGGCGAGTTCAGCTTCGCCGAGGTCTTCTCTCTGACGCACCAGCCCGCCCGTATGGAGGCTGCCAAGGCCCGCTACCGTGCTGGCAAGGAGCTGCTGCGGCAGCACGCag GTCACATCACGGCAGAGACATTCATGGCCATCCTGCGGGACAAGGCCAGCGGGATTTGCGTTGATTCGGAGGGCTTCTGCACGGCGGGCAGCATGGTTTCCGTGCTGCCCCGGGACCCTGCCTTGCCCTGCGTCCACTTCTTCACGGCCACTCCGGACCCCTCCAG GTCCGTCTTCAAACCCTTTGTCTTTGTGGCCGGCCTCAAGCCCGTGCCACAGGTGAGATCTCCCACCTTCTGCGACGACCCTGCCAAGAAGATCCCGCGGTTCCAGATCACGGTCGATCGGCGGCACGAACTGTACCGACGACATCAGGCGGCACTGGAGCTGATGGAGAGGGACCAG gagcaggggcagaagCTCCTGCAGACGCTGCGGGACCTGGAGAAGCAGGGTCTGGAGGGGATGAACGCGCTGCTGGGGGGGACAGTGGCCCCCCACCCGGAGGAGCTGGCTGACCTCTTCTTCGACTGTGTGGAGGCAGAGATGAAGTTTTACACATAA